Below is a genomic region from Xiphophorus hellerii strain 12219 chromosome 17, Xiphophorus_hellerii-4.1, whole genome shotgun sequence.
ACTTTAACAAGTGTTAAGGTTAACAAGttaacaaaacatgttttcctgatGTTAACAAGTTTTCATGTCTCATGTTCCATCAGGAAAACACCTTTGAAGTGTTTTCCTGAGCTCCtcttgattaaattaaaatgaaacacatttttgacaGAGCTGGTTTCAGTGAGTCTGATGGAGTTGTTCTGATGAAACCGTGTTCATGTGGTGAAGGTTCCAGTTGATCAGCGCTTGTTAGCTTGAGTTGCTGTGACTGTGATGTAATTTGCGCATGTTCTTCTAAAACTGAGGAACTGGTAAACGTAACTATGAATTTCCATTAACTGTGCACAGACTTAGCATAAAATCTTGCGTGTTCTTTAACTGGGCCTGTTGAATCTACATTCACTCCAACCAATATAACCAACGTCCAgtgccagcaaaaaaaaaagaaaaaaaagaagcatttttccctttacacattttttctagtttcttttttttcttcaatttgttAGACTTAAATATTccagattataaaacaaaatgtaaaataaagaagaggtgagtaaatgtgtaaattcaaaattcaatttCCACCGactttttcatttgttatgTGGAAGAAGAAGCTACCTGGCCCTATATGGAAACATAATTAATCCCCTTGTCAAGTCATGAATTATGGGTAAGAGAAAcaatttttggtgtttttgattcattttactCCAGGCATCATAACTGACAAACCTGTAGCATCAAAAGCATAACAGAATGAGAACCAGTCTGACAACATGAGAGCCTTAAAATCATCCTAGTCgactttactttgtttttacttttttttcatttcgCTTCCaactcatattttattttattcctgtgTTTTAGAGGTTAGTGTTACTTTTACCTCAGTGCCTCATTTCCCTGGTCTTCAATAGCTGTTTCCCATCCGCTCATTCATTCACCCGTGTGTCGTCCTGTAATCATCGTCCCCGGTATAAATACACGCCAGTTCAGTTACTCCTTGTCAGATCCTCTGTTATCTTTCATTTAGATTTCCGGATGCAGTCTGCTCATTTAACTGTGTTTTTCCCACTTTGCTTTTCCCGTATCGTCTCTGAATCTGAGTCCCCAACAACACCAAGACAGCAGACTTGATCTGAAGGTTCCAAAAGATGTGAGAAGCAAAGCCACCGACCTCTACCAGTCTgggagcagctgcagagaaaatctGTGGTGTGATCTGAAGCATCCCGTTCCTGCTAGAAACCCTCAAATGGGTCTGAAAAGAGGAAATACTCAGCCACACTTTGTCCTACTCATCAAACTCTTAGAAATTACGCAactggttgtaaaaaaaaaaaaacagttgatgAATGAGTAAAACCATCGTCTGAAGAAGCTCCAGGTCCCATTGCGATTtgattttgcaatttttttttattttatttttttactgttggTGTTAAAAGACGCAAACAGAAATACTTAAATGACAGCAGGAAGAGAGTTggttttgctaaaaaaaaaaaaatagattgtAGCTTCTTTTTCTATTCTGCAGGAACTTCCACCAGCCATCCGACTGGAAGAAGCTCTACTACTGAAACTACAAGCTCAGCTAATATGGAGGAGCAAAGTACATCAGGTAAGAAGCATGGAATCCTAACAGCTGCTTTTAtccaatcaatcagtcaatcaatcaatcaatcaatcaatcaatcaatcaatcaatcaatcaatcaatcaatcaatcagtcagtcaatcaatcaatcaatcaatcaatcaatctttattTGAAGAGCACCCAAAGTGACCAAAGGGCTGTTCAGGTACATAAGCGTGGACCAAAAAAGCGGCATAAgaattttatgtattatttttaaccatAAGACACAAACACCTACAATAAAACAGTTAGCCACTAGGGGGCACCGGTAGCAGTTTGCTGGTCAATCCCCGATATTTATTAGTTTCTTGACTAATTAGGGCCAACACCTGTATTGTGGCCCTAATACACCGTTGATGTTTCGTTCCAAACTCTATTAGATAATGAGGCGTCtgactgtttaaaaataaataaaaaacagacaaaattaaaGTCTTGACATCTCAGTATGAGTGTATTCTCAGTAGTTATCCTGTTCTGTACATTTAGGTTAGTATTAGTTGGTATTAGTTCTTATCTTCTGGTTAGTTAGGTTGTCATGCCACAATCGCATATCCACTCTATTTAAGATTCTTGGTTTCCATCTTTAGAGTCATTTTGATAGACCATTCGCTCCTGAGAAGGTCTGGATTTCTAGAGTCCCAAGCCCTAACAAACGGCTTTATATGATGCCATACAAcctacatttaaagtttattaaaaatatgaattctgAGTCCTGACAAAGATGTGTAGGTTTAGAATACAACTCTGCATGAAAGAATATGTTGGTTTCatggtttcttttattttcagatgtgacattttttcataattaatgTGGCAAAATAATCTTTTTGTGTGTAGAAACTAAAAGCACAACCACAGTGGTTTCCTATAAAACTCGGAGCTCCACATACTCACCAagtaaccatagcaacggaaACAGCTCTATGAAAGAAACCCACACAGAAACTTTCACAGGTAATTTTATATCCTAACTTCCTGGAAGAATCTAGCTCGATGCTGGCTACAGGTATTGACACCTTTAGTAAAGATGTGTAAacagccttaaaataaatgaatctgggTCATTTGTCCATATCTCCATCAAATGTGGAAAATACCAAGGAGAAGGTCTGTCTCCCACGTTCAGGTCTATGGTGTACATAGACCTGAACCTCATCAGCTAAATAATCAGCAAGACTGGGTCTGGATACCCACTCAGAAATAGGCCAACTTTCAGGCACCTCCCTGACATGGATTGAGTTGCGCTGTATTCTGAAAGTGAGCGAGACATTGATTCACTGGTTCACACCACCTGTATACAGCAGGGACATCAGGATATTATTTGGGCTGGAGAAATGTGGCCACATGGTGACTAAAAAGAGGGTCAGATAATCCACAGAGAGAGTATTGCACCCCCAGAAAGGAGAATAGTAAATGTTGAGGAAAATTATGCCTTGGAATACCACAGGCAAAAGGCAACCACAAGGAAAGCAGTAACAGCAAAAATACCTGCAATGAGTAAGGCACGTTTTGGGGATTCTGCTCAATGGCAAGAAGAAGGTCTGGGAAGTCAACAGCTGTGCctaatcagataccctgctaGGGTAATAAATTGATCAAGCACACAAGCTTCTTACCATTCATGGTGGATTTCACCCCAAATCCAGTATCCTCAAGCTGTAAGCACACTGAAGGAGGCAGAGGTCTCATGAGCATCAGAGATTAAACATCCAAGCGTCAAGAGTACATCAGGAAGATGGCTCCAAGGGATGAAGCAGTCTGACAATAGAAACTGGAAGAGAAGGAGATGAAGGAACCATCACGGGAGGATAAACCCCTTCATGGGACGTACCCCCAACAGACAGCTGAAGTGGCCAATATGAccaaatcctaccaatggctggagaGGGTTGGACAGAAGACATGAGCAGATCTTGAGCACCAGAGCAATAGAAACTTAGATTTACCATACCAGGCAAGATCCCAGTTGCAGGCTGTGCAAAGAGGCATCAGAAATAATACATCATCTCACTCCCTTACCAGGTGTAAGATACCAGCAGGAAAGGACTACATGGAATGCCATTGCCTACGCCCGTTCTTCACAGGCGTGGATTTAACCCGTTCAGGCCAGATTTGTTTCCATTTGCAGATCCTGTGTGGATCCTCCCTGTGTATTTGCAAaccaccattttcttttttaaaaggttttattggctctactggcctttatttgatagtgaattgaaaGGAAAGAGGGTAAAGAGagaggggaaagacatgcggtaaaggtcgccAGGTCGGGAATCGAACTTGTAACAGCCGggtcaaggactaaggcctccatatgtgggttgtgcttaacccctgcgccaccacagcacccccgcAAACCACCATTTTCAATCCACGAACAAGACAAGTTGGTGAGACGGTAAGCCGTAACTTGATAGTTCCACAGTCAAACCTTTAGATACAAATGTTTTACCAGTTGTGGTGGAAGAAACCATACAGCATCAATTGGAGGGGGCaaccaacaacaaacaaatactgAGATGTCGGAGAAACTAACTGCCCAAGAGTACTCACctaaaatgacatcatcagagcGTCCACCACAGACCAGATATTAATCGACTAGAGGGAGACTTAACAATGGAGAAGGAACTGAAGTTGATGCTATattgtacagaaacatctgtgcaaaGTACAAACTGGAGACGCCTACATCAGAGTGGAATGATTGAGTTAAGATCTAATGGGATTTCCACATTCCTCAGAACCAAGTGGCAGGGCTTCATGTCTTTTGtgctcaaaacttttaatacttgtgtttgcattttccttttgaaagcaggacttcatgtcgttcttctcaaaacttgtaatgcttgAACTAAAAACTTTTGCTCTCTTTCAAATGTTCACTGTGCTTTCTCAAACCTTTCATCTAATTGCTGTGGAGACGTGGTTGCTGCGTCTTGTCTTGATTTCAGAACAGCGAGCCATGTGTGGTGGCAGGATGAGCTCTAATCCAGCTGGGTGGCCAGTGTCTGACATAACACTTAACGTTAGGTCATTGTTGATCACTATTGGAAACAAAAGACTGGAGATTGCTCAACAGGAACTCCCACAAACTTTGATCAACTcaaaaaagaagcttttcttCACACAGAATAAATGCACTCAAACGTGTTTGACGATTTCCGAAAAATTGCCTGCAACTTTCTGGTGCTGCAGTTTACTTTAAGGCTTGTTCCACATCTTTATCAGGGGGCAGAACAACATTatggtttaaataaatgtttttaatgtaaagaaTTCTATACTTCGGAATCCATTATGTTGCAAAAATCAACATGATAATTTTTCCACTACAAAAATTTCTGACAGTAAGGATGACAGAACGAGTGTTTTAGCTGAGTATGCTTGTTTCTCTCCGTTTCCCATTAGCAGCAGACACCAGAACAATTGCTGCCACTTTATCTGTGGTGATCCTATTGGTTTCCATGAGTGGCATCATCTTCGTACTATATCGAAGGTAAGCTGGAAAGTAAGCACTGGTATTAAACAGAGACCTCAAGGATTCATGCTGACAAAAcgtccctttttttgttttcctgcctTAGGAGAAAAAGGCCGATTCCCCCTCAGGAAACAGAGGAGATGCAGCCAATGAACAACCCCTCTTGAGCCGTGATGTAGACTTTGTaggaaaaaagaggaaggaagaaCGAGCAGcctgtatttaaaaatgaacgTAGCCACTGTGATATCGCCCTCACGCTTGTGAAATGCTGTTTTGAAGCCTGGAATCTGCCATCTTGTctactttatttaaacaaacaggacaaattgtctgtaaatatgttatcTTCAGCTAAGAGTTATTCAACATATTCTGATGGATGTTAAATCTCTAAAAGCAATAGAGGAGACTGGGGTAATTTGAGCCAAAGGGTAAGTTGAATTATCAGTTGTTTCTaggaaactgtaaaaaaaaaaaaacattgatcaTGTGACCAAATAGGAGGAATTCATCATTTAATGAAGTTTATGACTTTCCCTCAAGGGGAAAGTGATTGCATCTTTATTTCCCTTTACCTAGCAACGTTAAAATGACTCGAATCACCCCAGAGTGGAGCCGCAGCGCCGTAATGAGCGGGAACAAAAACCGTTTCTCCCACCTGAAAGCGAATTTAGTCTATCAtaagtttcataaaaaaatgtgtttatactaaaacaaatatttgtaattttgttttatacatCAGTTGAGCAACAATACAAGGTCATAAATCAAAGATAATTTCAGTCCAAGTTCAAGTGCCAGCTTTTGAACTTGCTTGTTGCTTGTTGAGATGCTACAACCCAACCACAAATTTGAAACAAGGAttcaaaatgcctttttttttttgctccaaagTTTAATGTTCAGTCCCCAAGCACACATGAAAGCATgctgtcttctttttttaaatctttttttcttttcttctttttttttttactaaacagCACGTTATCTGTTGTATCTGTTGAATTGTGCACAACAACTATGGCTTTACTTACCCCGCACCAATGCTTGTTTTACCGCTTTACCTCACATACGGGGTAAGTTGAGCCATGagaacttcaaaaaaaaaaaaaaaaattcaacaatatCTAAATAGTTTACACTTGTTTCGATTTTTTGAAAAGATGGATAACATCcttaaatatatgtaaatatataggTTAAAGCTAATATATCTGCCCTGATGTATTAgctaaacatgaaaaatgtctctTCTTCCCCCAGTCTCTCCAAAATACTCAAATCAAAACCATAACTACCGATTAGAACGGTATTATCTTCTtataggaaaatattttaagtttgattgtttgtgtgtgtgtgacaaatAGTAGACAGTTTTATGCAATGCTCAAACTTAGGATCTCGAACTGTATGATATTAGTGATATAAAAGAAACTTTGATGCTGCTAAGCCGTCCGGCCAGCCAGAGACAGCCCAAGATCATATGGGGCCctgagcagaatttgatttgggCCCcctctaataaataaatttcatggattttttttgtttttagtttttttttatgaagggaacaaaataattttctcagcTCTCAAGTTTTTCACGTCATATTTATTGCATTGAAAAAAGGTAGAGTGTGCATGAAATGTAACTCCTGCATAAAAGCAGCAGTTGCGagcttccccacagcatg
It encodes:
- the il15ra gene encoding interleukin-15 receptor subunit alpha isoform X2, with amino-acid sequence MDPGRFSTSVCVLMVCLLGTTRLSSVGQCACPEIPRRSLTLPPEGKNCFNVSDKYRYTCIPGYVRKAGTSNLIKCNNHSQWTTTKFPLECIPHPDSTPTPPHIPDDSSITTAATNRPGTSTSHPTGRSSTTETTSSANMEEQSTSETKSTTTVVSYKTRSSTYSPSNHSNGNSSMKETHTETFTADTRTIAATLSVVILLVSMSGIIFVLYRRRKRPIPPQETEEMQPMNNPS
- the il15ra gene encoding interleukin-15 receptor subunit alpha isoform X1, translating into MDPGRFSTSVCVLMVCLLGTTRLSSVGQCACPEIPRRSLTLPPEGKNCFNVSDKYRYTCIPGYVRKAGTSNLIKCNNHSQWTTTKFPLECIPHPDSTPTPPHIPDDSSITTAATNRPGTSTSHPTGRSSTTETTSSANMEEQSTSETKSTTTVVSYKTRSSTYSPSNHSNGNSSMKETHTETFTAADTRTIAATLSVVILLVSMSGIIFVLYRRRKRPIPPQETEEMQPMNNPS